Proteins from one Aureimonas sp. SA4125 genomic window:
- a CDS encoding methyltransferase domain-containing protein translates to MSSRLAQREVIPEILDDLAEDDPRAVASRRDLRRVNALMFQAGITRGLLSRHLAAPPRRLLEIGAGDGSFMLSLARRLHGHWPKVDLFLLDRQSLVTRERIAEFAALGWTVHVVEADIFAWAMDAADERFDAVTTNLFLHHFEDGPLAGLLARLAPMAPVFVATEPRRTAFPLLAARMLWAIGANDVTRHDAAVSVRAGFAGTELSGLWPASPLCRLEEGRRGLFTHAFAAVTAARPA, encoded by the coding sequence ATGAGCTCCCGGCTGGCCCAGCGTGAGGTGATCCCGGAGATCCTCGACGACCTCGCCGAGGACGATCCCCGCGCCGTGGCCTCGCGCCGGGATCTCCGCCGCGTCAACGCGCTGATGTTCCAGGCCGGCATTACCCGAGGCCTCCTGTCCCGGCATCTCGCCGCGCCGCCGCGGCGCCTTCTCGAGATCGGGGCAGGGGATGGCAGCTTCATGCTGTCGCTGGCCCGCCGGCTCCACGGGCACTGGCCGAAGGTCGACCTCTTCCTCCTCGATCGCCAGAGCCTCGTCACTCGCGAGCGGATCGCGGAGTTCGCCGCCTTGGGCTGGACCGTCCATGTCGTCGAGGCCGACATCTTCGCCTGGGCAATGGATGCCGCGGACGAGCGATTCGATGCCGTCACCACCAACCTCTTCCTGCATCATTTCGAGGACGGCCCGCTCGCCGGATTGCTCGCGCGCCTGGCGCCGATGGCCCCGGTCTTCGTGGCCACCGAGCCGCGCCGCACGGCCTTTCCGCTGCTTGCCGCGCGGATGCTCTGGGCGATCGGCGCCAACGACGTGACGCGGCATGATGCTGCCGTCAGCGTTCGCGCCGGCTTTGCCGGCACCGAGCTCTCCGGGCTCTGGCCGGCAAGCCCGCTCTGCCGGCTGGAAGAGGGTCGCCGCGGTCTTTTCACCCACGCCTTCGCCGCCGTCACCGCGGCGCGTCCGGCATAG
- a CDS encoding carnitine 3-dehydrogenase yields MDGIRKVAVIGGGVIGGGWVARFAQNGHDVAVYDPDPEAERKLAGLMENAARAFAALIPGDRPDFGTVRFVSTLREAVEDADLIQESAPEQLALKQKILGEIDVHARAGALVASSTSGLLPSDLQQAMRRPERLFVAHPFNPVYLVPLVELVAGAATAPETIETAKRFYAALGMKPLHVRKEIDAFIGDRLLEALWREALWLVNDDVATAEEIDDVIRYSFGLRWAQMGIFQVYRIAGGEAGMRHFMAQFGPCLKWPWTKLMDVPDLTDALVDKISDQSDAQAHGLSIRDLERIRDDNLVAIMRALAGQAGGAGWGAGELLNTYEASLAQPAPAAAEPDITRPLDLHTATVLREWADYNGHMTEYRYLQVLGEATDALLALIGLDAEMLAAGRSFYTVESHLRHLAECRVGDRLAVSTQVLSSDGKRLRIFHTITNATSGDVVATGEHMLLHVDTTSGKAVAAAPALAQTMESLAAAHASLAVPDAAGRAVGQPR; encoded by the coding sequence ATGGACGGAATCAGGAAAGTCGCCGTCATCGGTGGCGGCGTCATCGGCGGCGGCTGGGTCGCGCGCTTTGCCCAGAACGGGCACGACGTCGCCGTCTACGACCCCGACCCGGAGGCCGAGCGCAAGCTCGCCGGGCTGATGGAGAATGCCGCGCGCGCCTTCGCCGCGCTGATCCCGGGCGACAGGCCTGATTTCGGCACGGTGCGCTTCGTTTCGACCTTAAGGGAAGCTGTCGAAGATGCCGATCTGATTCAGGAAAGTGCGCCCGAGCAGCTGGCGCTGAAGCAGAAGATCCTTGGCGAGATCGACGTCCACGCGCGGGCCGGCGCTCTCGTCGCTTCCTCGACCTCGGGTCTCCTGCCGAGCGACCTGCAGCAGGCGATGCGGCGGCCCGAGCGGCTGTTCGTCGCCCACCCCTTCAACCCCGTCTATCTCGTGCCGCTGGTCGAGCTCGTCGCCGGCGCGGCGACGGCGCCCGAGACGATCGAGACGGCCAAGCGTTTCTACGCCGCGCTCGGCATGAAGCCGCTGCACGTTCGCAAGGAGATCGACGCCTTCATCGGCGACCGCCTGCTCGAAGCGCTGTGGCGCGAGGCGCTGTGGCTCGTCAACGACGATGTCGCCACCGCCGAGGAGATCGACGACGTCATCCGCTATTCCTTCGGCCTGCGCTGGGCCCAGATGGGAATCTTCCAGGTCTACCGAATTGCCGGGGGCGAGGCCGGCATGCGCCACTTCATGGCGCAGTTCGGTCCCTGCCTGAAATGGCCGTGGACGAAGCTGATGGACGTGCCGGACCTCACCGACGCGCTCGTCGACAAGATCTCCGACCAGTCGGACGCGCAGGCTCATGGCCTGTCGATCCGCGACCTCGAGCGGATCCGCGACGACAACCTCGTCGCCATCATGCGCGCGCTGGCCGGCCAGGCGGGCGGCGCCGGCTGGGGCGCGGGCGAGCTGCTGAACACCTACGAGGCGAGCCTGGCCCAGCCGGCGCCGGCGGCTGCCGAGCCCGACATCACCCGGCCGCTCGACCTCCACACCGCGACCGTCCTGCGGGAATGGGCTGATTACAACGGCCACATGACCGAATACCGCTATCTCCAGGTACTGGGCGAGGCGACGGACGCGCTGCTGGCGCTGATCGGCCTCGACGCCGAGATGCTGGCCGCCGGCCGCAGCTTCTACACGGTCGAAAGCCATCTCCGGCACCTCGCCGAGTGCCGTGTCGGCGACCGGCTGGCGGTCTCGACACAGGTGCTCTCCAGCGACGGCAAGCGGCTGCGGATCTTCCACACGATAACGAACGCCACGAGCGGCGACGTCGTGGCGACGGGCGAGCACATGCTTCTGCATGTCGATACCACCAGCGGCAAGGCCGTGGCCGCCGCGCCGGCGCTTGCGCAGACGATGGAAAGCCTCGCGGCAGCACATGCGAGTCTTGCCGTTCCGGACGCGGCAGGGCGCGCTGTCGGACAGCCACGCTGA
- the ccoN gene encoding cytochrome-c oxidase, cbb3-type subunit I, producing MKFGTEATIAGLGALLALLAALAAADAAFQNHAYVLLFVLGTAAIVLLRNDTPVGQSVAILGVRDDGAYCDGVVRAGAIATVFWGVVGFLVGAVVAAQLAYPQLNIEPWFNFGRMRPLHTSAVVFAFCGNALLATSFYVVQRTCRARLFGGNLAWWVFWGYQLFIVMAATGYLLGITQSREYAEPEWYVDIFLTVVWVAYLVVFMGTLMKRSEPHIYVANWFYLAFIVTVAMLHVVNNLAVPVSFLGTKSYSAFSGVQDALTQWWYGHNAVGFFLTAGFLGMMYYFIPKQANRPVYSYRLSIIHFWSLIFLYIWAGPHHLHYTALPDWAQTLGMVFSIMLWMPSWGGMINGLMTLSGAWDKLRTDPILRMMVLAVAFYGMATFEGPMMSIKSVNSLSHYTDWTIGHVHSGALGWNGMITFGALYYLVPRLWNREALYSLKLVSWHFWLATIGIVIYAASMWVSGIMQGLMWREYDAQGGLVYSFAETVAALHPYYLMRLGGGLLFLAGALVMTFNLLMTIRGPEAVAAAATPVAAE from the coding sequence ATGAAATTCGGTACGGAGGCGACGATCGCCGGCCTCGGAGCGCTGCTGGCGCTCCTGGCGGCACTGGCCGCGGCAGATGCGGCGTTCCAGAACCATGCCTATGTCCTGCTATTTGTCCTGGGCACGGCGGCCATCGTTCTCCTGCGCAACGACACGCCGGTCGGACAGTCGGTCGCGATCCTCGGCGTGCGCGACGACGGCGCCTATTGCGACGGCGTGGTGCGGGCCGGCGCCATCGCGACGGTTTTCTGGGGCGTCGTCGGCTTCCTCGTCGGTGCCGTCGTCGCCGCCCAACTCGCCTATCCCCAGCTCAACATCGAGCCCTGGTTCAATTTCGGCCGGATGCGGCCGTTGCATACGTCGGCGGTGGTCTTCGCCTTCTGCGGCAACGCCCTTCTCGCCACCTCCTTCTATGTCGTGCAGCGCACCTGCCGCGCGCGCCTCTTCGGCGGCAATCTCGCCTGGTGGGTATTCTGGGGGTACCAGCTCTTCATCGTCATGGCGGCGACCGGCTATCTCCTCGGCATCACCCAGAGCCGCGAATACGCCGAGCCCGAATGGTATGTCGACATCTTCCTGACGGTCGTCTGGGTCGCCTATCTCGTGGTCTTCATGGGCACGCTGATGAAGCGCAGCGAGCCGCACATCTACGTCGCGAACTGGTTCTATCTCGCGTTCATCGTGACGGTGGCGATGCTGCACGTCGTCAACAATCTCGCCGTTCCCGTCTCCTTCCTCGGCACCAAGAGCTACTCGGCCTTCTCGGGCGTCCAGGATGCGCTGACGCAGTGGTGGTACGGCCATAACGCCGTCGGCTTCTTCCTCACTGCCGGCTTCCTCGGCATGATGTACTACTTCATCCCGAAGCAGGCGAACCGGCCGGTCTACTCCTACCGTCTGTCGATCATCCACTTCTGGTCGCTGATCTTCCTCTACATCTGGGCCGGCCCGCATCACCTGCACTACACGGCGCTGCCAGACTGGGCGCAGACGCTCGGCATGGTGTTCTCGATCATGCTCTGGATGCCGTCCTGGGGCGGCATGATCAACGGCCTGATGACCTTGTCGGGTGCCTGGGACAAGCTGCGCACCGATCCGATCCTCAGGATGATGGTGCTGGCCGTCGCCTTCTACGGCATGGCGACCTTCGAGGGCCCGATGATGTCCATCAAGTCGGTCAACTCGCTCAGCCACTATACCGACTGGACCATCGGTCACGTCCACTCCGGCGCTCTCGGCTGGAACGGCATGATCACCTTCGGCGCGCTCTACTACCTCGTTCCGCGCCTGTGGAACCGCGAAGCCCTGTACAGCCTGAAGCTCGTCAGCTGGCACTTCTGGCTCGCCACCATCGGCATCGTCATCTACGCCGCGTCGATGTGGGTTTCCGGCATCATGCAGGGCCTGATGTGGCGCGAATACGATGCGCAGGGCGGCCTCGTCTACTCCTTCGCGGAGACGGTCGCGGCGCTCCATCCCTACTACCTCATGCGCCTCGGCGGCGGCCTTCTGTTCCTGGCGGGCGCCTTGGTGATGACCTTCAACCTTCTCATGACCATCCGCGGACCGGAGGCCGTCGCGGCCGCGGCGACCCCCGTGGCGGCGGAATAG
- a CDS encoding type III polyketide synthase yields MSHAYLNRVSSAVPENEVHRYFLRFAASQLVEDPRRQAVFNRMADKGGIEHRYSCLVPSGDPEGECLDQGNLYRRGAFPGTARRMDMFEDQAHRLATRAIGGLDLGNDIRRITHLIVATCTGFSAPGIDLEIVARCGLDPSVERTMIGFMGCYAAINALKLARHIVRSEPEARVLVVNIELCTLHLRETKDLEKLLSFCLWGDGCTAALVTADPAGIRLDSFKALLAADTADLMSWSVRDDGFDMVLSGRVPRAIEETLETCRDVFLRGAAVRDIDLWAVHPGGRSVLDAVERVLDLPADALGPSRKVLRDRGNMSSATVMFVLEEMLATAEPGMRGCGMAFGPGLTAETMLFEAVG; encoded by the coding sequence TTGTCCCACGCCTATCTGAACCGCGTCAGCTCGGCGGTCCCCGAGAACGAAGTGCATCGTTATTTTCTTCGCTTCGCCGCCTCGCAACTGGTTGAGGATCCCCGCCGCCAGGCCGTCTTCAACCGCATGGCCGACAAGGGCGGGATCGAGCACCGCTATTCCTGCCTCGTTCCATCGGGCGATCCGGAAGGAGAGTGCCTGGATCAGGGCAATCTCTATCGGCGCGGGGCCTTTCCCGGCACGGCTCGGCGCATGGACATGTTCGAGGATCAGGCCCATCGGCTGGCGACGCGGGCGATCGGCGGGCTCGATCTCGGCAACGACATTCGCCGCATCACCCATCTGATCGTCGCCACCTGCACCGGCTTCTCGGCGCCCGGCATCGACCTCGAGATCGTCGCCCGTTGCGGCCTCGACCCCTCCGTCGAGCGCACGATGATCGGCTTCATGGGCTGCTATGCCGCGATCAACGCCCTGAAGCTCGCCCGCCACATCGTGCGCTCCGAGCCGGAGGCGAGGGTGCTCGTCGTCAACATCGAGCTCTGCACGCTGCATCTGCGCGAGACGAAGGACCTCGAAAAGCTTCTTTCCTTCTGTCTCTGGGGCGATGGCTGCACGGCGGCGCTCGTCACCGCCGATCCGGCGGGGATCCGGCTCGACAGTTTCAAGGCGCTGCTCGCCGCCGATACGGCCGATCTGATGAGCTGGAGCGTTCGCGACGACGGTTTCGACATGGTGCTCTCCGGCCGTGTCCCGCGCGCCATCGAGGAGACGCTGGAGACGTGCCGAGACGTCTTCCTGCGTGGGGCGGCGGTGAGGGACATCGATCTCTGGGCCGTCCATCCGGGTGGTCGCTCGGTGCTCGACGCCGTGGAGCGGGTGCTGGATCTTCCGGCAGACGCGCTCGGCCCCTCGCGAAAGGTGCTGCGCGACAGGGGCAACATGTCGTCGGCGACGGTGATGTTCGTGCTGGAGGAGATGCTGGCGACGGCCGAGCCCGGCATGCGCGGTTGCGGCATGGCCTTCGGCCCGGGCCTTACGGCGGAGACCATGCTGTTCGAGGCGGTGGGATGA
- the ccoO gene encoding cytochrome-c oxidase, cbb3-type subunit II, whose protein sequence is MKLPTARSLVKGHGKIERNASLLLVLSLVVVMIGGVVEIVPLFYLENTIEKVEGMRPYTPLELAGRDVYVREGCYTCHSQMIRPFRDEVERYGHYSLAAESMYDHPFQWGSKRTGPDLARVGGRYSDEWHVAHLKDPRSVVPESVMPTYTFLANTELDVDNIGANLVANRHVGVPYTDEMIAEAKADARTQGSAADPAGLQSRYAKAGSRDFDGNPAKLTEMDALVAYLQMLGTLVDVEAYKPAPAETLETSQ, encoded by the coding sequence ATGAAACTTCCCACCGCCCGCAGCCTGGTCAAGGGCCACGGCAAGATCGAGCGCAACGCGTCGCTCCTTCTCGTCCTCTCCCTCGTCGTCGTCATGATCGGCGGCGTCGTCGAGATCGTGCCACTGTTCTATCTCGAGAACACCATCGAGAAGGTCGAGGGCATGCGGCCCTACACGCCGCTGGAACTGGCCGGACGCGACGTCTACGTCCGCGAGGGCTGCTATACCTGCCACAGCCAGATGATCCGGCCATTCCGCGACGAGGTCGAGCGCTACGGTCACTATTCGCTCGCCGCCGAATCCATGTACGACCATCCCTTCCAGTGGGGGTCCAAGCGCACCGGGCCGGATCTGGCCCGTGTCGGCGGCCGCTATTCCGACGAGTGGCACGTCGCGCATCTGAAGGATCCACGTTCGGTCGTGCCGGAATCGGTGATGCCGACCTACACCTTCCTCGCCAATACCGAACTCGACGTCGACAACATCGGCGCAAACCTTGTCGCCAACCGCCATGTCGGCGTGCCCTACACCGACGAGATGATCGCCGAGGCCAAGGCCGATGCCCGCACGCAGGGCAGCGCCGCGGACCCGGCCGGCCTTCAGTCGCGCTATGCCAAGGCCGGTTCCCGCGACTTTGACGGCAATCCGGCCAAGCTCACCGAGATGGATGCACTCGTCGCCTATCTGCAGATGCTTGGCACCCTCGTCGACGTCGAAGCCTACAAGCCTGCTCCCGCCGAGACGCTGGAGACGAGCCAATGA